GAGTTCAGGTGATTTACTTTGACTTTTTGTTTCCTACATGTGCGTGCgctttttttatttcttttgtttttggATAACTGTTGGTTGATTATGGATAGTTACTGATCAATGTAATTGCTTTCTTTAACTTTCCTAGCTTTCTCCATCCGCCGTGGTCGTAAGCTTGCCGGCTACCCTATTTCAAGACATTTAGTTGACCGATCAAACCACCTAATACCACAGATGTCCGACCAGATAGTACTATAATTACAGTCCCCGCATATATATCTATTCCTCGACAGCCGGTAGACAAAACGCATAACATCCATACCAGAATTAGGCAGCCAAGACTTCCTTTACTCATGAGTCTGCAATACATTAATACGCCCTTCTAGGAGAATGATAGTTTCCATCTCACATAAGCACGCAAGATCACGCTGCAGTCGTATGATTGGTCTGGATCGTGACGTACAACGATCGCGGGGTAGTTTATATATCTGCCCGGTCCACACAGACATTTCTTAGTTCTACCTTAGTCTATGCTTGGTCTAGCAATCTGCGAATATGGAAATCCACATGGCGTCAGAATCAAATAACCGGCTCGATGCAACCGTTTCAGTGGTCAAATCCAACTACCCAGAAGTATTCCCAGATAGCGTCTGCGTACAAGCAGTCGTGCTCAGTCTAGCGTCCAATAATCTCAGCTGTGCTCGCCTTTGATACTTTCTAAACTGGTATGCTTATGCATACCAGGCAGAGGTATCAATCCGGTCGCTAAGCTGTATATCTATAGATGGGACGCATACTCAGTTCCCTCATCCGCTCCAGAACCATACAACGTCAATACACGATGGGGAATGGTCCCGGCCTGGGGATGCGGTATTATAATCGACTCGAGGATCCCATCACTATGTTCCGGGACATTGCTCTTCGGATACTGGCCCACGGCGTCCGCGCCTGTGGATTTGAAGTTGGCAGGTACTGGGCTGGATGGCCATCGGGCTGAGACATCGGAGCATCGGGAGAAAATCATGTCTGCGCATAGCGATTACCAGGTAAAAGGACACTATGAGCTCCCAGACGATGATGCTGCGGTGCGGTTTACGGAGGAGCAACTAGGTCAAATGGCTTGGTTTTCTCTGTTTGGCGCGATCTGGCAGACTGGATACCTGCTTAATCGGTATACATTTACGTCTAGTCCAGAGATCCATCTGCCTATCGGTCCCATGGGATAAAAGACATCTCATTGGAACGGTTTCCACACGGATCTGTCGCAAGCTGTGCTGGTGGGTTTGCCTACGTCTAGCAAGACAGCACGGGGATTCGTCTGGTAGATTCTCAACAAATGAGCTCCAACACCGGTCCATTGGCGTTTTTACAGGTTACGCAGGTCCGGGATGTTATCCAGGACATTGCGTCTCCACATGCGCACATATTATCTGAGGTATTTGATAACTCGCAAATGGACAGCGCAGTGGAGTTAATGTCAGGCTTTAATTTTCGGAGTCGTGATTGTCGATTTTGGTGGAAGTAACGCTGCTTTGGGTAAGTTTGTAGATTTGAtacaaaagaaagaaaagctgCAAGGCGCTGGCTCTGTGGTTATCTACGTTGGACAAGAAGAGAAGGTACCCCTCGTTCATCTGATCAATCAAGCGGATAACTGACACTACTAGGTCACGTCCAATGAACGGAAGCCCCCGTCCGAAGACCTGCAAAAAGCCTTCCCAATTGTCAGCAACATCGCAGACATTCGAGACGCGGTCATCGCGAAAATAGGAAGACAAGCATACTACGACGATTTGCAAGCGAACTGGGGGGAATGGATCAGTGACAGGGAACTAACATCGCAGATTTGAAGCTTGTCTGGGAGCGGAGCGTCTCTGGAGAGCACAGTATCGAGACAGGCTGGAATCGACAGGTTGATGgagatgctgctgctgatgagGGGTTGGTTTATCGGATGTGGTAGACACGGCTCTCTGACAGGAACATGTGAATTTGGAATATGATTGGTTCGATGCAGTCCACGTACTCTGCACAGCTTGCCATGCAAACTCGTCTAGCACACGAGTTCAAAATAGCAAACATTTCCCGCCCGCATACAGTACACGGGATGTCCACGAAATACTCCGTCCGTATGCCGTAGAACATCGAGTCAGGGACCAGACCCTTACTCTGATACATTCCCCACGGAACCCACGGATACAAGTGGCAATGCCCAGAGAACGGAATACACAGCCTTATTGTCCCAATCCCACCGAGAATTTTGCCCTGCCGTCCTTGATTCGGAGGCTTCGGAAAACTTCCTCCATCCAGATTCATGTGCCAGCCCAAGACAAGACACGAGACCCTTCACGGCGTAACCGAAAAGAAGCTTGCGTACTCAAGCTCGTATCCATGCACGCTGCCATATGCACAGTAAGCACTATGCTCAGTgaacaagcaaaaaaaaatgcaTCAATACCCCATAATACCAGTAGACAGCTCATTGACATAGCAAACGCCCACGTCATCCATTTCCCGTGACTACTTGGCCTATTCCCAATTCAGGAAAAAGCCTCGAATTTAGCCCCTTCGGGATCCTTCTGGAGTCTCAGGCTCCATCCAATCAAAGAGCAGTTGGTAAGGGGCTTTCTCCACACTCGCTGCACCGATCCAATGAGATACCGCCAGTTTTGCCGATCGATGGATCTCATTTCGTATGCCGGAGAGTTAACTAAGAATAGCTTGTTAGGCTGCTGGATTCCTGCAATGCTTAGTCATGCGTGGTATACAGGGCAATATGACTGGTACAAGGCTCCGAGAGGGTTCAAGTATCGAGTCTGGTTGGTCGATACTGTGGCGATCACCTGAAAAAAAGGGCCTGCGACGCCACGCcactgttgctgctgcgccCTGTCAGCGGGTTTCCGGGCTATATGCCGATCCCATCGGACTGGTCTCCCGCTATTGTAATTACTTGCCGGGGATCCGATATATAAGGGGGTATGTCCCTGTTCATCTAACTCACTCATCAATCAACCCAAGCGTCTCACGAGATACATTTACTACAAACAATTGCATACTCCTCCCACCACATACAAACAAACAACTTAATCTATAACACAAACAACAACCAACCACAACCATGCAACTCAACACCCTGAccgccctccttctcctctcctccacctccgtcCTCGCAGACTCCATCGGCGACTCTATCAACAACATCGTCGACGGTGCCAAAGGCGCCGCTTCCACAGCCGTTGACGGCGGCCGCAACATTGCCTCCGCAGCCGTAACCGGCGCCGAGGGCGCTGCCGCCGACGTCACCTCTGAAGGAGGAAACATTGCCTCGCAGGTCACCGGCGCCGCAGGCAGCTATCTCAACAGCGCCAGCGATGCCGCTGCGTCTGTGACCAGCTCGTTGGGATCGGAGGCTTCGAGCGCGACGGCGACTGCCACTTCGACTTCAGGATCAGCGTCTGCTAGTGAAACGGGATCGAGCTCGGGTAGTGCCAGTGCGTCCTCGTCGTTCATCACGACTACCTTGACCAACTCGCAGGGTGAGGCTACTGCGACGAGTACTTCGGCGTCTGCGGCGGATCAGACTACCTCTTCTTCTGAGGGTGCGGCGCCCCAGATGACTGGGTTTATGGGTGTTGCTGGTGTTGCGGGTGTTTTGGGTGTTATGGCTGCTCTGTAAGGGTGAGCTAGTTGGCGCCGGGATTGTGACATTTTCCTTTGTTATTTGATGATACCATGGTTATTTTGGATTTGAATTGGGGCGTTGTATAATTATTTCCTGGATTGTCCATATTATACCAGCAGGAAATCTGAAATCTGACCTCGTCCATTTGTTTCTGTCTATGTGCAATGCGCTGCAATCATTTGAAATTATCCACATCAAAGTAAAATGTCTTTGTTCAAAAGATAATGAAACGAGTGTAAGAAGAATATAACTAAGTAAAAGAATTATAAAACTTAAGCCTTGGTATCATTGTCCTCCCCCGATGCACTTCCAGGTGAACCACCATGCGCTTCGACCGTCATTTTCGGGCCGGTGTACCACTTGCGCGCGAAAAGAATGTAGTACGTCGCACTCGCAAGCCACACGAAACCGTTGAGAACGATCGTATAGTTCATCGAGTCCGCTGTTATCGTCAGCATACTATCCATCATGCAAAAGTAAAGAGGTAAACTTACGCGACGGGTTCGGTCCATCGCTTGGGAACATGGACAACACCAAACCGAACAATAACCACACAACGGCCACAATGGCAATCGGCTTACTCAAGAATCCCATGTAGAATTCGCCAGGCTGGAATCGGCCCTTGCCCCAGACAAGACGGCACATGATGGGAACTCCCCATGCGACGTAGTTACTGGCGACGAAGAGCGAGAACAGGGCGTTGGCGGCGACAGAGTTGATCAGGCACAGCAGACCGAAGATGATGGAAACGACGATCAATCCGATGATGGCGTTCAC
The sequence above is a segment of the Aspergillus chevalieri M1 DNA, chromosome 6, nearly complete sequence genome. Coding sequences within it:
- a CDS encoding uncharacterized protein (InterPro:IPR021276), coding for MSSNTGPLAFLQVTQVRDVIQDIASPHAHILSEALIFGVVIVDFGGSNAALGKFVDLIQKKEKLQGAGSVVIYVGQEEKVTSNERKPPSEDLQKAFPIVSNIADIRDAVIAKIGRQAYYDDLQANWGEWISDRELTSQI
- a CDS encoding putative GPI anchored protein (COG:O;~EggNog:ENOG410Q2SI;~SECRETED:SignalP(1-19)), with product MQLNTLTALLLLSSTSVLADSIGDSINNIVDGAKGAASTAVDGGRNIASAAVTGAEGAAADVTSEGGNIASQVTGAAGSYLNSASDAAASVTSSLGSEASSATATATSTSGSASASETGSSSGSASASSSFITTTLTNSQGEATATSTSASAADQTTSSSEGAAPQMTGFMGVAGVAGVLGVMAAL
- a CDS encoding uncharacterized protein (COG:S;~EggNog:ENOG410PN3E;~InterPro:IPR021276), with amino-acid sequence MVPAWGCGIIIDSRIPSLCSGTLLFGYWPTASAPVDLKLAGTGLDGHRAETSEHREKIMSAHSDYQVKGHYELPDDDAAVRFTEEQLGQMAWFSLFGAIWQTGYLLNRYTFTSSPEIHLPIGPMG